From Triticum aestivum cultivar Chinese Spring chromosome 7B, IWGSC CS RefSeq v2.1, whole genome shotgun sequence:
cctaacaaaactaactcgattacatgatgaatctcatccaaccatcatcgtccagcaagcctatgaaggaattactcactcccggtggtgagcatcatgaaattggtgatggaggatagttgatgatgacgaagacagaagacccccccccctctccagagccccgaacataCTTCAGATCTGGACTCCCGATGAAGAgcaggaggtggtggtggctccatatcaaacgcgatgaaacttcctctcctatttttctccaaaaatagaaatttatagagttggaattattGTCAGCGGAgcctcatgggccccactaccCTCCAGGGCGCGCTAGAGGGGGGTGGCGCACCCTGGTACCTAGTGGGCAGTTGGGGCCCCCTTCAGTGGATCTTGGTTCTagtaatttttatttattccaaaaaaattctccaaaaaaattCGTCCAGTtctgagaatttttatttctgcacaaaaacaacaccatggtagttctgctgaaaacagcgtcagtccgggttagtttcattcaaatcatgcatattAGAAACAGGGCAAAATATTTTCCACTTTCATTTATTAAGAAGAAGAGAGGTGCCCGATTAATTAATGGAAACCCAGGAGAAAACCGTTACAACACTCATCCAACAGGGCACCATCAACACACGCCGACCCCGGGGCTGCGCACGTGGCGAGCCGCCAGCTCCGTCACCCAAGCAACCCGTAGCCGACACCCTACAACCAAAACCGAAGCCGCTGCTCCGGCATCCACGCCGACCCCGAGGCCACGCACCAGACGAGCCGCCCCTCTGCCGCCCAAGCAACCGGAGCCAACACCCTCCAACCATCTCCAGAGCCGCCGCTCCGACGTACAGATGGAAACCACAGACACCGACCCCGAGGCCGCGTACCAGACGAGCCACCAGCTTCGTCACCTAAGCAACCGAAGCCGACACCCAACAACCATatccggagccgccgctccgacaTCCACGCCGACCCCGAGGCCGCGCACCAGACTGGCCAACGACACTGCCACCCACGTGACCAGTACCGACACCCCTTCATGACGATGAGACCCGGAGCCGCCGCTCTGAATCCCACGCCGGCCCCGAGGCCGCGCACCACCCGAGCCGATGGCTCTCCCCGGCCAAGACCACTCCAGAATGATGCCTCCAAGAAGGACcgcgacaccggagcgccgccaccgtccGCCCCAGGAACCTGGAACAAGCGTTTCCCCCAGAGTGTGAGAGAAGAGGTCGTAGGCCCTCGAACgacgatgcctccaagaaggtGTGCGGCGCTCACAAGCGTCGCCGTCGTTGGCTCCGACCAAGGCCAGAGCAAGGCTTTCGCTCCGAGCAGCCAACAGAAGCCCTCCCCTCGAATCGACTCACGAGAGCCACCACCCGCCTGAACCACCACCTGCCACCAGAGCCCGGAGCCACCGAACAGAGCAGTCCCGCTGCTGCCACCTGCTCCACGCAGAGCCGCTGACAAGGCTACCCCAACACCACCGTAGGAGCCAGAACCAGCCACGTCTGGTCAGATCCGACACCCGCGCAACAGCAACAGCCAACCCACCGGCCGGCACCAAGCGTCCCCGGCACAACCGGGGGCCGACACATAGTCGCAAAGTACTGATGTCCCCGAGCTCTAGCCGTGGCACTGCCCACGCAGCCACCATggccaaaacaagagcaaaaacattaggaaaagtagatacgacgaagatgtaTCACCTCCCTTTTCACCATTTTTTAAATGGGTAGTAACTCTTCGCCGACAATTTTCTAATTTTCTAGAattaattttggtggtgttttaaAATATTCAGTCGGATAGTTAATATGAATTTGTTGAAATAATGATTATCACTTTGTTGAAATCACCTTTCTGAAATAATGATATCTTTAATTATTTTAGAATCGCTAAAAACatgcatatatgatgtaaaaaagaaAATATCGGATATGATATATTTGCCTAGAGTACCTAGAAGCCTCCATATATATGAACACTCTAGCCTATCCATGCGCAGGATGAGTTAATTGGGCTAACTTAATAGGGGAGATTTTATTTTCCAAATCACATCTGATCCTTTGGTCTTTGCATGCAATTTTGGTGGAAATCTTGACCTGCAGCCCTCTGTATCGGACCTCTTCTGTATTTTCTTTATAGCACACATTCCATCTTTATCgggcctctcttttatttttgccATGCACGTCCTTAATTATTGGGTCTCTCTGAGAAATTTATCTTCAACTCTCGAAGAGGCTTGTTGGTATCAACTTGTCGATCTATATAAATTGATAGAATTTTGTTTAAAGCAACGAGATGGTCTTATTAACTACTCCTTCCgtttcataatataagaacgttttttacactagtatGGTGTAAAAACGGTTTTTATattatggaacgaagggagtaatataTAAGCGAACTATTACATGGATAGAGAGATGGTGGGAACAGCAGCCTGTGCCGAGCAGATAACCGATCACCCTTGACCAAAACGCGTAGACAATATCGTATTCTAGGACCTTGGCAGCCTCAATGGAGATTTCTGCGCCCGGCAATGTAGGTCGCGACTTGCGAGTCCGCCAATTCCTGACTGCAATCTGCTGTTCTAACCATCGTCGGTTGTCTTGCAGCCAAGTTCTATGCGTTACTACTTAATCTGATTGACGACGACTTGGACGGAATCTGCTGCTGATTGCTTTTCTTTTTAGGAGAAAGAGGGTTTCGCCTCCGATTTTCAGTAGAGAAACCTGCTGCTGATTGCTACTAGCCGCCATTGGAATCTTTTGCTCAGTTCCATTTTTCGTGCTCTTCATTTTCATTCACTCGTGTCAAGTCATTGACTGACTTTTCTGACTTGGCATGGCACACGCACAGGGAAGTGGTGCTGTGATCTGTCTATCTAACATTGCGCATAAGCAACAGAAAGTGCTCTTTTAATCCCAAGCTCACTCTTCctcatgaacagtaaaataaaaaaatcagaattttttgtgATAAACATTGATGAATGTTTTCACCGCGTGCAAAAATTGTGATGAAATGACATTCGTGAAAGTGTGAAAAAAAATGATGCTTCAAAGTGCTTCCAACAATAGTGTTTTCGAAGCATTGATTTTGTTTTGTCTTTTGCCCACATTTCCATGAACGTCATTTCGTGACAATATTTTTGCGTGCAATGGAAACATTAATCAATgtttataaaaaaaatcagaatcttttgaatttattttactaattttttttattttactgttcatgtaAGCATTGGTGCAAAAACTTCACGTCCGCTATTAACTAGGTAGCCAATGGCGGCTAGTGCTTTTATTACCAATTAAAAAAAACAGCGATGGCGACCAACCAACCAATCAACGGTGAAACCAATCAACGAAAGCCTACCCTCGTCCTTTCTCtgcaaaaacagaaaaggaaaaaaaaggcccAATAAAGGAAAACAAATGAAAAAGCTCAGATCTATTTTGCTGTGACAATAAAAGCCCACTTTATGCTGTAAAAAGAAATGACAACTTGCcaagggagcaactagttaacgagcgctccttcggaagcctctcaacgatcagcgccacttgacgAGCACTAAGGCATTCGCCACGTGTTGCGCTAtggacgctccctccggatttaggcattcgccacgtgtcgcgctctggacgctccctccggattttgtttttttattttttcacacacattttgtgctttttaaatggtttttttcggttttcgacgttttggttttcccctggtctttcttagcttttcgaccCAAAAAAATTTAGAAATTTGTTTTTTTGCATGAAACAATGCGTTTTCTAGTTTTTTCCCGAGAGTCACGGGTTTGCTTTCGCAAGAGACACGGttatgctttcgcgagagtcatggtcgtgcctctcgaaaagggaaaaacaaaacacgTTATCTTTTTTgtccttccgcgagagtcacggttttgcttccgtgagaggcacggttgtgctttcgcgagagtcacggccgtgcctctcgaaaagggaaaaacagaacacgttttctgtttttttttattttgcttccgcgaaaggcacggttgtactttcgcgagagtcacggccgtgcctctcgaaaacagaaaaaaatacacgttttctattcttttttttcacgagagtcatggttttgctttcacaagaggcacggttgtgctttcgcgagagtcacggccgtgcctctcggaaacgaaaaaaaacgcgttttttatttttttttcttccgcgagagtcacggttttgcttccacgagaagcacggttgtgatttcgcgagaggcacgggcgtgcctctttcggaaagaaaaaaaaccgtgctcccggttcgggtTTTTTCACCCGATTTTTCTCGTCCGGTTTTTtcttgaaaaaaaagttcgtcaaaacctatcaatatgggatctagttttgaagatctcgacgcgaggaatccaatggtgaaaacggttcgagatttagacacacagtttggaagataaaacgttttgaataaatggatctacgaaaaaagggaaaactcccaagTTGTGACAAATGGCACGCTGCAtgtgcaccacttgtcgcaacctgggaaagtggagtgttctttgaaacaagtactccttaattagtgattttgcaTTGCCAAGGTTAAAATTGTCATGGTCCACGCAAGCTAAAACTGGCACGACAAAAACAAAATAGTAgtttgccatggtcgaccaagtataATTTTGCAATGGCAataaaactaaatttgccatgacaaTATATATaattttgccatggcaataaaactAAATTTTCAATGCCAGTATAGataattttgccatggcaaaaaaactaaatttgccatggcaataaaacaGTATAAAAAACGTAaaagttgccatggcaataaaaggtAAAATTTGACATGGCAATAGCTGAAAATGCCATGTCAATGAAagtgaatttgccatggcaaaaatataTAAGTAAATTTAATTTGCCATGATAgactaaaataaaaaaaatgactTGTATGTAAAAGTAAATTTTGCCATGGCAGTATAGATAGTGTTGCCATGACAATAAATCAAAATTTTGCCACGGCGGAACAGATAgtgttgccatggcaaaaataagTGTGAAGGTGCGATAGAAAATAAGAGTAGAAATTGCCATGCCAATTAAGGTGAATTTGATATGGCAAAAAAGAAAAGTAAATCTAATTAGCCGTCATCGACTATAGTAAAAAAATGACATGTATGTTTAACTAAAAAATTGACAGGGCAATATAGATAATTTTGCAATGACAAAAAAATgtaaaatttgccatgaaaaaaatAAAGAGTAGAAATTGCCATGACAATAATAGTCAAAATTTGCCATGGCGATTTAGATGAAATTGCCATGTCAATAAGGGTAAATCTTCCATGGCAAAAAAAGAAACGTTAAAATTGCCATGCCCATGAAACTaaaaaaattgccatgatacaagtTTGCCATCTTTTTGAACATCTATAACTTGGCCATGTTTTTAACATcttaagttgccatggcaagtttccGTGTTCTTGAACATATTAATTaaagaaatttgccatggcaaattttgaGTGATGGAAAATGTTGAGACATGGCAACTTTTGAGAAAATGACAAAAAAAAACAAGTAAATATGTTTATTCCGTGAAAAAGAATGgcaaatttgccatgaaaaaatgTACACAACATAAATCCCCTTGAAATTTCCATGTGATCGGTCCACCAATTTTACAAAAATTGCCATGTGTTATAGGTCAGAATTCCATAAAAATTCACCATGTAAGTATtgccaattttttaaaaaaaatcctcccTAAAGGATTTGACATCAGCTAACTTGCGGATTTACCATGGGAAAaggaaattgccatggcaaaaaatatGCGAACAAATTGCCTTGGAAAAAAGTAGTCGTGCTATGAGCTAACTTGAGTATCTCCCATGGGTTGTTTCCCCCTATTGCAAAAAACCataaagttgccatggcaaaaacATGCATCAGAGCCGATTATGTGATATAAAACAATGCCAATTGAACAAAATCGCATTGAACAAATGGTGAGTTGGTGACATGGCAATTTTAGTACAAAAATTGAAAATTAGTGGCGTTGCAATTTTAGTAAAAAATGCTATAACGATCATGGCAAAAAGTTGAATAATTTGTACTGGACGCTTGGTAAATTTACCAATTTGTTGTATTCCTACAAAGAAGCATGACAAAATTGTTGTGGACAGGGGCACACATTAATCTCCCGTCAATCTTAGTTCAAGAAGAACAAATAAACTGGTCTGTTGGTGAATAACCATTAAGTAAGAACAACATGAAGACTAAGATTGCTACTGATAGTAACCTGAATTCATACCTGGATATATGCTGGTTGACGTTGAGGGCCATGGCATGGGTGCGCCTGATCTATTATCGTGCTGGTGCACTTGGAGGAGGTCCTGGATGCGCTGTCCCTTCCGTCGACCCGGCATGAGGACGCCGTGCCCCACTTGGGGTGGCACGAACAGACCAGCAGTGTCCTCCGCCATCTCATCAGCCTCCATGGCGGCGAGGACAGGCGGACGACACCGATCAGGGGACTGCACTCAGCCTTGCAGCTCCATGAAGAGGAGGACCATGGCGCCCGCCTTCGAACCCGAGTCGTCGCGCCCGACCCAAACCCGCGGCTACAGGGAGCGCCAGCGCTGCTCTCTCCGTCCGTGCCTTACCTCCGTGTCACTCCACAGAAATTGCCACATTATTGTACATTTCTCCTAATTTTGTCATGGCCTACTACTAACCTATGTGTTAACACAAATTAAAACTCAACATGAAGTAGCTACCAACCAACAAAACAGTTGAAGGCCATTTGATTGGTCAAAGAACAAGGCAACTACGCCAAGTTAGTATAAGAAAAATGCGATGTATGTAGTGTGCATCttcttcatctcaatcatatagTGAAAAAAATTGCCATGACACATGAATTACATTTGCCATGGTTAATTAACTTACATTGGCATGGCTCTATAAGAAAAAGAAATAGTTCGCCATTGTTGAAAAAGCAAAAGGAATTTGCCATTGTCCATAAACTACAATTGATGGGCTTCCATGAACTTAAATTGCCATGATACATAAAAATCTGAGGAGATTCATCTTGCACACAAAGTGAACACAAAAAACAAAATTTGCCATGTGAAAGATGGACTAATCAGTGATGTTTGTAAACTAAAATTGCAATGCTTCCATGAACTTAAATTGCCATGGTATACAAAAGTCCTAGGGGATTCATCTTCCACATCTTGCACACAAGTGAACACAACAAAATTGTCATGTGAAAAAATGAACTATCTAAATTGATTGCATACTAAAAATTTCGACTATCCAGTCTGTCAAAAACAAGCCACCGTCAGATGATGCAACAGAAGGCAAGCACCCGACTGATGGGTAGAGAGCTGAACTGTCTGAAGTCTGAACCTGTGGCCTGCAACGTCCTTGCGTAGGCGGCGCATCTCCTGGTGCTGTGCCAGCACCTAGCGATTGTAGGGGCAACGACCGCTTCCATAGTGGAGTTCCAGCACCGCCCGATTGCAGGAGAACCTAGCGCCGCTGAAGGAGGCGCCCAGGTCCGCGAGACGTTCCAGCTTGCCAACGCCTGCATCGTGTGGCTGGCGCCGGGCGTGGATAGCACCGGTGCGAGCCATCCCTGGCCACCGACGCATGGATATGAgcaatgaggaggagaaggaaagagaaaGGGCAAGGCGGCTTAGGCGGGGACTCACCGGCGAGCGGCCGCGGCGCTCCGACGTACAGCGGCGACGAGGACACCGGATCTCCTCGTCAGGCCGTCGTTCCCCGTGACCCCGTCAGGGAGTCGTTCCCCGCGACGACGTGCCCACTCACGGATGCCACGCACCGGCATCGCCGCCGTGGACACGACGACACGCACCTGCATCGCCGCCGAGTACTGCCTCCACTGTCGAGGGTTTCGAAACACCGCGTCGCCGCACGGATCCTCCAGCTCCTCGTCTCCGCCGTCGAGCTCCTCGTCTCCGCCGCCGAGCGCCTCGTctccgccgccgcacgcctcctTCCGCTCCTTGTCTCCGCCGACGAGCGCCTCGCTTCCGAGCTCCTCGCCGCGAAGTGAGTGTCGGTGGGGAACAGAAGAAATGGATAAGAGGAGAGGTGCGGGCCGGGCGTTCGGTACGACGCAATATTCCCGAACTGATACAAAACATGACGTGGCGCCCTGGCCGCTTTAAGATTTGTGCAAAGATATCTAAGGGCGCTGAGCGCGTTCCGCTCCAGGAGACTAAAAACAGCACGTTCGGCACTTACTGATACCGTAAATTTTTTTGGACCTCAATAAGTCCCGAAGTTCGGAATTTAAGCATTGTTATTCCGAACTTTTtttgatggcaactttagttgctgcgagatggcaactttagttgttaaCACATGGCAACTTTGTTCTATTTCGATTTTTTATCGGAAACTTGCTATGTTTGTCAACATCGTCTTAACTAAAGTTGACATGAAAGGAGTTCGGGGTGACATGCTTAAAAattgaacgttcgggatttatctatTCCGTAAATTTAAGACGCAAATACCCTTGTCTTCCTCCTTTTACCTTcccatcatcttctcttctaccaAACTGTGCCATTAACTCCGGCAAACATCTTTCTTTCCTGCTAGTCTTGCAGCGACATGGTCTACGGAGAACTGAATTGGCCTCAACACGCACGTACATAGCAGCCAACACTATTGGAATTTCCTTATACGCCATGTGTCAGGTTCTTCGTCGAGAGCCAAAACACGGGCACTAGGCAAACTTGGCTTCACGGCAACTAGTTGAAGTTGCCATCACGGACTCACGACGAACAAGGACCGCACGGCAACGGGGCAGACGCCGAGAGCCACACACGGCAAAGAGAAGCCACGTGGCATTGCCCGTTCAAAACTGACGGCGCCGTCACTTGGTTTACCTATACCGAGAGCCGCAACGTCGCCCTCGATAAAAACACGTCACAAAAACATTTTCCTACCTAACATGTGATCCCACTGGTCACATTTATCAGTAAAAGTTTTAAATCATGTATTTGCTAAATATTTAAAAACAATAATATGACGATGTCTTTGCCGAGAGCCATGCTCGACAATGCTCGATATACGACTGTTGACTAAACCCTTCGGAACTGACCAGTGGGACTTGGTGTCCCACATGGCAGCTGACCTTTTACCGAGGTTGACAACCCTCGAAAAAGAGGCACCACTGTAGTAGTAAAGTGTTGCTCAGCTGACTCCTTTTCCGAGAGCTACACTCGGAAAAGGAGTGGCACAATAGTAGTTTCAGTTCTTAGACGACCCCTTTTCCGAGTGCTGCTCTCAGTAGCCTATCTGTTTCCGAGTGTGGCTCTCGGAAATGTGTCCCATTGCTTCTATTTTAAAGCTCTTTCTTATCTGATCCCTGCAACTGAAAACAACTTCGGTACAATTTCTGTATACATATGTAGTGCAGAAAATGTTATCATAACAAATGAATGTGTGAGCTCCTAGCTCCCTAGAAATTCATCGAGTAACACAACACACACATAGGCATAATTTGAAGTAGTCCACATATATAAGCGAATGTTTCATAATAGTACACATCACACACAAGTTCGTAAATTCATACATATTGTTAACTTATGGAAGTTCACTACTTGCAAAACACGTGCACGTCACATAGAAGTTCACATGTTCATACAACATCTTGAGAAGGAGGAGGGGCATCATTTTCATCGGGTTAAGattccggaggaggaggagaatgaggaggaggaaggGCATCATTTCCACTACTTCGAGATTGCATAAGAACCTATAAGAGTAGAGTCACGTGAGGGTGGTTCATCGCTATATAACGAATGTTCTACTCTCGTTTAGAGAATGTTCTACCTGTACTTGATTCTCGAGCAGCTTCAACCTTTCGTTCATGTCTGCTCGTTCCTTATTTCTGCTCTGCTGCTCAGCCAACCACCTTTGCTCCTCTTCAGCAGCCCGCTGGTCCATTAAATCATGTAATATGGCATTAGGCTCATATAGGTTGGAACGATGCTATTTCGAGGCATGGACATAAATGAAAGGTTATGATGCTAACCTTGAGACGGCTATCTCACATGACGCATCGGTTGGGCGACTCTGTATGGACGGAGTTGAGCCGGTGCTCGACGCGCATATCTCGTGCAGCTTGCGATGCGAGGAGGTGGCGATCGCCCCATTGCAAAGGAGGTGGCGGCCATGTCCCTTCCCCTCGCCAGCAATGATGAGCAACTCAGGATCAATGGGTTTGGAAGTAGGTTCGACGTCCTGCCCGTGCACCTCCTGAAAAGACCTCTTTTATGGTCCCGTACTTCTCCTGTGCCGACAAGCTGCAGAACTCGGCTCCATCTTTCCCCTTGTGGCCTTCTTTCCAGGCCTTCAGGATGTGGACCGGGCGACCAAGCGTCGCCTCCTACAAAATTAACCATCAAGTTTAATGAACCAAGATGCACCGTGTAAAAAAGTTAACATCTTAATCCATATATCATGTATTGCTTGAGAGAGGTTAGGTTCCGGCTCCCCTAGACATGAGCCATGCCTGGCATTTTGGAACAATCGTTTCCCTTCTCCACATGCTGCACCTGCCATGCCGTGTCACACCACATGTCAACTAGGGCCTCCCAACAATCGGCCTTCATCCAGGGTTCCCTCACCTAGTCAGACAAAATCGAATCATTGAGGAACAAGAGGCGGATGAATCAAAGTACTAGCAACCGATGTAGTCACTTACCATTAACAAGTATTCTTCTCGCTCCAAGTTGGTCCGACAAGCAGTCTTCCTCGTCATCTTATCTCCCTTGTCATCGAGCGACTGACACTGCATCACAGCTTTGTACCGCAGAGtgtttgttggggatataactatttgcgtaagtcgcccaggaggggctgggttatgcaaagaagacttaccagagagaaggcccaagaccgaagcatgaagatggcggttcatagagggcttaaggcccacaggcgacttaaggcccgttgtagtaaaccgccataatatattacttgtatcataaggtagatttaactagtcaccgagtcggacattgtttatgagccggctgggactctgtaagccgcagggcgtccacccgtgtatataaggggacgacccgctggcggcttagggcaagaaacaactcgtcgagaaccaggcatagcgtatcttgctccctggtcatcgaaacatcaataccaacccaactagacgtaggccttaccttcaccgtaaggggccgaactagtataaaccctctcgtgtcctttgtcccgactaaccacttcaagcttcctagttgcgatggctccacaactaagtcctttcacgaggacatctgacgtgacaattccacgacagttggcgcccaccatggggcccgcgcacggtggatttgagttcttgaagggcaacttcaaagggctcaagggatacgtagtgggccggatgaccaagagtcgttgcggcgaGATCTACattgacgacgaaggctggggccccgacgccggctcaattgagtacggataccgggtccccttcggagggatccacgtcttcatcaacCGGATTGGCGAGCcagggcctgagccggacaactgcaccgacctcgtcgagacggctcagcgtgcgaaaacCGCCAGGgctcaacccggcatgaagcgtgtctttgtgggctgcgtctATGGAGAAGAGATTTCCGAAagtcctgaagatggtggtgagatggCCGTCCAATCTGACGGTGATTCGTCTGCCGGTTCAACACATtctctgtatcaagttcaagatggtgtgctcgggggctgttccgatggttttagtattccggacctctgtgagtcgctgaattgggcaggagtcttcatggctgggactcaacccggtcaAAATTGTACGGCCGCTACTGCAATTATGTCCGGGataggagcg
This genomic window contains:
- the LOC123157698 gene encoding uncharacterized protein, whose translation is MQCQSLDDKGDKMTRKTACRTNLEREEYLLMEATLGRPVHILKAWKEGHKGKDGAEFCSLSAQEKYGTIKERAAEEEQRWLAEQQSRNKERADMNERLKLLENQVQGATSCFVSVREYCVVPNARPAPLLLSISSVPHRHSLRGEELGSEALVGGDKERKEACGGGDEALGGGDEELDGGDEELEDPCGDAVFRNPRQWRQYSAAMQVRVVVSTAAMPVRGIREWARRRGERLPDGVTGNDGLTRRSGVLVAAVRRSAAAARRHTMQALASWNVSRTWAPPSAALGSPAIGRCWNSTMEAVVAPTIARCWHSTRRCAAYARTLQATGSDFRQFSSLPISRVLAFCCII